In the Streptomyces sp. NBC_00193 genome, CGGCGGCGTGGGAGGGCGCTCCTCCTCTTCAGTTGTGCACGTCTTACGACGTGGACGCTTCCAGACTACAAAGCGTCCGGTACGTCGCGCACGTACAGCAAAGGGAGCGGCCCACTCAATGTGGGAACCGCTCCCTTCACAGCGTCTTTACTTGGCGCCGGCCGCACCGCGGCGGATGCCGAGGCGCTCGACCAGCGTACGGAAGCGCTGGATGTCCTTCTTGGCCAGGTACTGCAGCAGGCGGCGACGCTGGCCGACCAGGATCAGCAGACCACGACGGGAGTGGTGGTCGTGCTTGTGGGACTTCAGGTGCTCGGTCAGGTCCGAGATGCGGCGGGACAGCATCGCAACCTGGACCTCGGGGGAGCCGGTGTCGCCCTCCTTGGCACCAAACTCTGCGATGAGCTGCTTCTTGACTGCGGCGTCGAGCGGCACGCGTACTCCTTGTAAATAGGTCTTCATAGCCACCGAGTGCCCCAGGTCGAATTCTCTGGGGATCTTCCGTAACTCGGGAGGCGGGGTCCGCTGAGCGCAGCC is a window encoding:
- the rpsO gene encoding 30S ribosomal protein S15, with the translated sequence MPLDAAVKKQLIAEFGAKEGDTGSPEVQVAMLSRRISDLTEHLKSHKHDHHSRRGLLILVGQRRRLLQYLAKKDIQRFRTLVERLGIRRGAAGAK